From Klebsiella electrica, the proteins below share one genomic window:
- a CDS encoding YheV family putative zinc ribbon protein, whose amino-acid sequence MAVRKRFIAGAKCPACQAQDSLAMWRENNVDIVECVKCGHQMREADKEAQEHVRKDEQVIGIFHPD is encoded by the coding sequence ATGGCAGTGCGTAAACGTTTTATTGCCGGCGCAAAATGTCCGGCGTGTCAGGCGCAGGATTCTCTGGCAATGTGGCGTGAGAATAATGTCGATATTGTTGAGTGTGTTAAGTGTGGCCACCAGATGCGTGAGGCGGATAAAGAGGCACAGGAGCACGTACGCAAAGATGAGCAAGTGATTGGCATTTTTCATCCGGACTAG
- the kefB gene encoding glutathione-regulated potassium-efflux system protein KefB has protein sequence MEGADLLLAGVLFLFSAVVAVPLAARLGIGAVLGYLLAGIAIGPWGLGFISDVDEILHFSELGVVFLMFIIGLELNPAKLWRLRSSIFGVGAAQVMLSAGILGGLLMVTGFSWQAAVVGGIGLAMSSTAMALQLMREKGMSRSESGQLGFSVLLFQDLAVIPALALVPLLAGSGDGHLNWVTVGLKVLAFGGMLIGGRFLLRPVFRFIAGSGVREVFTAATLLLVLGSALFMDALGLSMALGTFIAGVLLAESEYRHELEIAIEPFKGLLLGLFFISVGMALNLGVLYTHLLWVAASVAVLVAVKSFVLYGLARVYGVRSSERMQFAGVLSQGGEFAFVLFSLPASLRLFEDDQMALLLVTVTLSMMTTPLLMTLIDQILSRRFNQPEEEDEAPWVEDDKPQVIIVGFGRFGQVIGRLLMANKMRITVLERDISAVNLMRKYGYKVYFGDATQLELLRSAGAEDAQSIVITCNEPEDTMKLVEMCQQHFPHLNILARARGRVEAHELLQAGVKQFSRETFSSALELGRKALITLGMHPHQAQRAQLHFRRLDMRMLRELMPVNTDTLQISRVREARRELEEIFQREMQKESRQLDGWDEFE, from the coding sequence ATGGAGGGCGCTGATCTGCTGTTAGCGGGGGTATTATTTCTGTTTTCTGCCGTAGTGGCGGTACCGCTGGCCGCCCGGCTGGGCATCGGCGCGGTATTAGGCTATCTGCTTGCCGGAATTGCCATTGGCCCGTGGGGGCTGGGATTTATTAGCGATGTCGATGAGATTTTGCACTTCTCCGAACTGGGCGTCGTGTTCCTGATGTTCATCATCGGGCTGGAGCTGAATCCGGCGAAGCTCTGGCGCCTGCGCAGTTCCATTTTTGGCGTCGGGGCGGCGCAGGTCATGCTCAGTGCGGGTATTCTCGGCGGATTACTGATGGTGACCGGGTTTTCCTGGCAGGCGGCGGTGGTCGGCGGTATTGGGCTGGCGATGTCGTCCACGGCAATGGCGCTGCAGCTGATGCGTGAGAAAGGAATGAGTCGCAGCGAGTCCGGGCAACTGGGTTTTTCCGTGCTGCTGTTTCAGGATCTGGCCGTGATCCCTGCGCTGGCACTGGTACCGCTGCTGGCTGGCTCCGGGGATGGCCATCTTAACTGGGTGACCGTCGGGCTGAAGGTTCTGGCCTTCGGTGGGATGCTGATTGGCGGCCGTTTTCTGCTACGACCTGTTTTTCGATTTATCGCTGGCTCCGGGGTGCGGGAAGTCTTCACCGCCGCAACGCTGCTGCTGGTGCTGGGTTCGGCGTTGTTTATGGACGCGCTCGGTCTGTCTATGGCGCTCGGTACCTTCATTGCTGGCGTGCTGCTGGCTGAAAGCGAGTATCGCCATGAGCTGGAGATCGCTATTGAGCCGTTTAAAGGGCTCTTGCTCGGGCTGTTCTTTATTTCCGTCGGCATGGCATTGAATCTGGGCGTGCTCTACACCCACTTACTGTGGGTAGCAGCAAGCGTTGCCGTGCTGGTGGCGGTAAAAAGCTTCGTGCTGTACGGTCTGGCTCGGGTATACGGGGTGCGTAGCTCGGAACGGATGCAGTTTGCGGGGGTGTTGAGCCAGGGGGGCGAGTTTGCGTTTGTGCTGTTTTCACTTCCGGCCTCGCTGCGGCTGTTCGAAGACGATCAGATGGCGCTGCTGCTGGTGACGGTCACGCTCTCGATGATGACGACGCCGTTGCTGATGACGCTTATCGATCAAATTCTCTCCCGACGCTTTAACCAGCCGGAAGAGGAAGATGAAGCGCCGTGGGTTGAGGACGATAAACCGCAGGTGATTATTGTCGGCTTTGGCCGCTTCGGACAGGTTATTGGCCGTTTGCTGATGGCCAATAAGATGCGGATCACCGTGCTGGAGCGCGATATCAGCGCGGTTAACCTGATGCGGAAATATGGCTATAAGGTCTATTTTGGCGATGCGACGCAGTTGGAACTACTGCGCTCGGCGGGGGCGGAGGATGCGCAGTCGATTGTTATCACCTGCAACGAGCCGGAAGATACCATGAAGCTGGTGGAGATGTGCCAGCAACACTTTCCGCATCTGAATATCCTGGCGCGCGCCCGGGGTCGTGTTGAGGCGCATGAATTGCTGCAGGCCGGCGTGAAACAATTTTCGCGTGAAACGTTTTCCAGCGCGCTGGAGCTTGGGCGCAAAGCGTTGATTACCCTGGGCATGCATCCGCATCAGGCGCAGCGTGCTCAGCTGCACTTCCGTCGTCTGGATATGCGTATGCTGCGTGAGTTAATGCCCGTGAATACTGATACGCTGCAGATATCACGCGTGCGGGAGGCTCGCCGCGAGCTGGAAGAGATTTTCCAGCGCGAGATGCAGAAAGAGAGCAGGCAGCTTGACGGTTGGGATGAGTTTGAATAA